Proteins encoded within one genomic window of Cucumis sativus cultivar 9930 chromosome 3, Cucumber_9930_V3, whole genome shotgun sequence:
- the LOC101213465 gene encoding uncharacterized protein LOC101213465: protein MKFLFEFVSCCVPVNMSRIDNPEETEAAGSKEMRSLPPITTRKHRRRKRSALLPSAAAKLAADWKPSLGAISEDKVVLVVMEREKSDEQTTELERSVKRKSRSRDGESRGVHGRNNSNDFSLRQSPSAIPVVIPAFSPAPFLF from the exons ATGAAATTCCTTTTTGAGTTCGTTTCTTGCTGCGTGCCGGTCAACATGTCGCGCATAGACAATCCGGAGGAGACAGAGGCGGCAGGCTCCAAGGAGATGAGATCTCTGCCTCCGATTACCACCAGAAAACACCGGCGGAGAAAACGAAGCGCGTTGTTACCTTCGGCGGCGGCGAAACTAGCCGCCGATTGGAAGCCGTCGCTGGGAGCGATTTCAGAGGATAAGGTAGTTCTGGTAGTGatggagagagagaagagcGATGAGCAGACGACGGAATTGGAACGATCGGTGAAAAGAAAGAGTAGATCCCGAGACGGAGAAAGCAGAGGAGTTCACGGCCGTAATAACAGTAACGATTTCAG CCTTAGGCAAAGTCCGTCGGCGATTCCGGTGGTGATCCCGGCGTTTTCTCCGGCTCCGTTCTTGTTCTGA